From Rutidosis leptorrhynchoides isolate AG116_Rl617_1_P2 chromosome 3, CSIRO_AGI_Rlap_v1, whole genome shotgun sequence, a single genomic window includes:
- the LOC139901461 gene encoding uncharacterized protein gives MGSRLRGSNSNSEDLRIVQLIQEIEDDDSEVESPIFDKLKNGTFPSAPFELNGHEYSKGYYLADGIYPNWATLVKGYSCPTEEPTIKFTRFQDSARKDIERATGVLQGRFHIIHIASRSMSVNRMRRVMECCLILHNMILEDNDFALSKWEKRFTTEEMKNGMECIRSRGRDRDIIAREIRDRDMHNQLTEDLVEHIWNLPPTFRNAN, from the coding sequence ATGGGTTCGAGGTTACGGGGGTCTAATTCCAACTCCGAAGATTTGCGGATTGTTCAATTAATTCAAGAAATAGAAGATGATGATTCCGAAGTCGAATCACCTATATTTGATAAacttaagaacggaacatttccatCCGCACCATTTGAGCTAAATGGGCATGAATATAGCAAAGGATATTACCTTGCGGATGGTATATATCCCAATTGGGCAACTTTAGTTAAAGGATATTCATGTCCTACTGAAGAACCAACGATTAAGTTTACTAGATTTCAAGATAGTGCCCGAAAGGATATAGAGAGGGCAACTGGGGTTCTTCAAGGTCGTTTTCATATTATACACATAGCTTCACGAAGTATGTCAGTTAACAGGATGCGAAGAGTGATGGAATGTTGTCTCATATTACATAACATGATACTTGAAGATAACGACTTTGCACTTTCTAAATGGgaaaaaagattcactactgaagaAATGAAAAATGGTATGGAATGTATACGGAGCAGAGGACGGGATCGAGACATCATCGCAAGAGAAATAAGGGATCGAGATATGCACAACCAACTTACCGAGGATTTAGTCGAGCATATCTGGAACCTTCCACCCACTTTTCGCAATGcgaattag
- the LOC139897858 gene encoding uncharacterized protein, whose amino-acid sequence MCMASEALDPDKINKEKSKWKVDSKVYTRRRHKKHISTNTTTITTASPVAVVNNDQTLIEKDTNLLTLRGVSDDPSGQNLQVALENCEPRPLVTFVDDRVRICLEASTSRNEIHDLKKTLKGELGQVRSVYQRIEEKEAEITHYSTASGATTNHDIVTQYPADLVTANHRNEIPQYSTDLDTATNHHEITHYSTALGTANDNITYSQSQYPGGVMVDRRSLLRADSEMGTDYMDRRALSRVHAEMDSDLIDRRALMRVNSEVNPIVNQDMSTFRQLSVSVGEYVEKEKRTPKANQYYRNTDFLLGKDRLPPESNKRLKSNGGRKSDYSVSLERHKNQIFRSCSILLTRLMKHKHGWVFNEPVNAKLLGLHDYHDIIKHPMDLGTVKSRLAQNFYKTPGEFADDVRLTFYNAMTYNPKGQDVHVMAETLSNIFEERWVVIESEWKYGTTYDAGTPTPTSRKTHQFRTLDRSQSMALPFMARPKPVSYAPVTRTPVLKKPKAKDLNKRDMTYEEKQKLSANLQSLPSEKLDNIVQIIKKGNTTLSQNDDEIEVDIDSVDVETLWELDRFVTNYKKSLSKHKRKAELAQQARELAGNANNHTTLQNPTSSMPEVPQEKRTDEKSSAPTQPNQRVIGGDNATRSSSLSSSSSDSSSSDSDSDSSSGSDVGQSPRA is encoded by the exons ATGTGTATGGCTTCGGAGGCATTAGATCCGGATAAGATAAATAAAGAGAAGAGTAAGTGGAAAGTTGATAGTAAAGTCTATACGAGAAGAAGACACAAGAAACATATTTCCACtaacaccaccaccatcaccaccgctTCTCCGGTAGCCGTAGTAAATAATGATCAAACCCTAATAGAAAAAGATACAAACTTGTTAACTTTGAGAGGCGTATCAGATGACCCGTCTGGCCAAAATCTTCAGGTGGCTTTGGAAAACTGTGAACCGAGACCACTTGTTACTTTCGTTGATGATAGAGTCAGGATTTGTTTGGAAGCTTCAACTTCCAGGAATGAAATTCATGACCTTAAGAAGACACTAAAAGGGGAGTTGGGTCAAGTTAGAAGCGTTTATCAAAGGATCGAAGAAAAAGAGGCCGAAATTACACACTATTCTACGGCTTCGGGCGCCACTACTAACCATGATATTGTTACACAATATCCGGCAGATTTAGTCACTGCTAACCACCGTAATGAAATCCCTCAATATTCAACCGATTTAGATACTGCCACCAACCATCATGAAATCACTCACTATTCGACTGCTTTAGGTACAGCCAATGATAATATAACTTATAGTCAATCGCAGTATCCAGGTGGTGTTATGGTAGACAGAAGATCCCTTCTTAGAGCTGATTCAGAAATGGGAACTGATTACATGGACCGGAGAGCTTTATCGAGAGTTCATGCCGAAATGGATTCAGACTTGATTGATAGGAGAGCCTTGATGAGAGTCAATTCTGAAGTGAATCCGATTGTGAATCAAGATATGTCTACCTTTAGACAGTTAAGTGTATCTGTTGGTGAATATGTTGAGAAAGAGAAAAGGACACCAAAGGCGAATCAATATTATAGAAATACTGATTTTCTGCTTGGTAAGGATAGATTGCCTCCCGAGAGTAATAAGAGGCTGAAATCGAATGGAGGTAGAAAATCGGATTATTCAGTTAGTCTTGAAAgacataaaaatcagatttttaggaGTTGTAGCATTTTGCTGACGAGGTTGATGAAGCACAAACATGGTTGGGTGTTTAACGAACCCGTTAATGCTAAGCTGCTTGGGCTTCACGATTACCATGACATCATCAAACATCCTATGGATTTGGGCACGGTTAAGAGTCGGTTAGCCCAGAACTTTTACAAAACACCTGGTGAATTTGCTGATGATGTCAGACTCACTTTTTACAATGCCATGACTTATAATCCTAAAGGGCAAGATGTTCATGTTATGGCCGAAACGTTATCAAATATATTTGAAGAACGATGGGTCGTGATCGAATCTGAGTGGAAGTATGGAACGACATATGATGCTGGAACACCTACACCAACTTCAAGAAAGACTCATCAGTTTAGAACACTCGATCGGTCACAATCTATGGCTTTACCTTTTATGGCTAGACCAAAACCTGTAAGTTATGCACCTGTGACTAGGACCCCTGTACTGAAGAAACCGAAAGCTAAAGATTTGAATAAGAGGGATATGACTTACGAAGAGAAGCAAAAGCTCAGTGCAAACCTTCAGAGTTTACCTTCTGAAAAGCTTGATAACATTGTACAGATCATTAAGAAGGGTAATACGACTCTTTCTCAAAATGATGACGAAATTGAAGTTGACATTGACAGCGTTGATGTCGAAACGCTATGGGAGCTCGATAGGTTTGTAACGAACTACAAGAAGAGCTTGAGCAAGCACAAAAGGAAAGCTGAACTTGCTCAACAAGCAAGAGAACTGGCTGGAAATGCAAATAACCATACCACGCTACAa AACCCTACTTCATCTATGCCAGAGGTTCCACAAGAAAAGAGAACAG ATGAGAAGAGCTCTGCTCCTACTCAACCCAATCAAAGAGTGATCGGAGGAGATAATGCTACTCGGTCCAGTAGTTTAAGCAGTTCTAGCAGTGACTCCTCATCAAGCG ATTCGGATAGCGACAGTTCTTCTGGATCAGATGTAGGGCAATCGCCTAGGGCTTGA